A genomic stretch from Chitinophaga agri includes:
- a CDS encoding response regulator, with the protein MGSSSKKVLIIDDDTRNIYALRMVLKAKGYECITAMDAQTGLQLLTDQPDIGVVLLDMMMPEMDGYEALEMIRADQQLATIPVIAVTAQAMVGDREKCLAAGASEYVSKPIDQDILLELLKNKFNM; encoded by the coding sequence ATGGGATCCTCTTCCAAAAAAGTGCTGATCATTGACGATGATACAAGAAATATCTACGCATTGCGTATGGTATTGAAAGCCAAAGGATATGAATGTATTACCGCGATGGATGCACAGACGGGGTTACAATTACTGACCGACCAGCCGGATATCGGGGTGGTCCTGCTCGACATGATGATGCCGGAAATGGATGGCTATGAAGCTTTAGAGATGATACGGGCGGATCAGCAACTGGCCACTATACCCGTTATTGCAGTAACGGCACAGGCTATGGTGGGGGACCGGGAGAAATGCCTGGCAGCCGGGGCGTCCGAGTATGTATCCAAGCCCATCGATCAGGATATCCTGCTGGAGCTCCTGAAAAATAAATTCAATATGTGA
- a CDS encoding sigma-70 family RNA polymerase sigma factor, with translation MQQMDDSAMLLALKEGEIKAYQYFFMKYYKPLCLKARMMLNNMEDAEKLVRHLFVQVWEEKLYLEIEHSVGGYFYRLVHNSCVNILRKGSSNNRLSNDPGFLLMQPVLLPLQDFTLHRRRPVMLDVSMGISLSMPSEEGFRPDLSTILLCIQELKSKCTDALKSLIRRIR, from the coding sequence ATGCAGCAAATGGATGATTCGGCAATGCTACTCGCACTTAAAGAGGGCGAAATAAAAGCCTATCAGTATTTCTTTATGAAATATTATAAGCCGCTCTGTCTGAAAGCGCGTATGATGCTGAACAACATGGAAGACGCAGAGAAGTTGGTAAGACATCTTTTTGTGCAGGTTTGGGAAGAGAAGTTATATTTGGAAATAGAACATTCGGTAGGAGGCTATTTTTACAGGCTGGTGCACAACAGTTGTGTGAACATCCTGAGAAAAGGCTCCTCTAATAACCGGTTATCGAATGACCCGGGGTTCTTACTGATGCAGCCGGTATTATTGCCTTTACAGGACTTCACGCTGCATCGGAGAAGGCCAGTGATGTTGGATGTTAGCATGGGAATCAGTTTATCTATGCCATCAGAAGAAGGATTCCGACCGGATCTGTCTACTATACTATTATGTATTCAGGAGTTGAAAAGCAAATGTACTGACGCCCTAAAATCCCTGATACGCCGGATAAGATGA
- a CDS encoding response regulator, with translation MKVKATFKRNLLIGFGVSLLLLVVSSVASFFSIRNLLSSSFLVDHTNTVILRLESTLSYMKDAETGQRGYLLTGDENFLEPYRGAYDSVQNNLNALKELTADNPEQQIGVEQLRLLVIRRQSLLRESINNRKTGKAISFDTLQSGRYIMNDARTLVNTMEQREKKLLAVRTQNLNRISGYTPVLIVIAAILALLITSVFYVRVKRDFEERSRLQDALEEKDRDITRRINIIRGIAEKISAGDYSIRVNDEEKDGLGSLSVSLNKMAQSLESSFSQLADKEWHQTGIAGLSNTMVGEKNVEILASDIVAFLAEYTHSQVAALYLTGPNERLYLTGSFAMSKTANRIEIPIGEGLVGQCAASGKTLLLSDITPENITISYASGEIRPRNIVTVPIRYEGYVRGVIELAALITYTANDLAFLESVTHNIGLAINTSENRRRVQELLEETQAQSEELQVQHGELENINTELEAQAQKLQASEEELRVQQEELQQANQELEERSRLLEDRNQVIVERNLDIQKKAEELEISTKYKSEFLANMSHELRTPLNSILLLSRLMAENMEKNLTDDQIESAQVIQSSGKGLLNLIDEILDLSKIEAGKMDLEYAPVPVHEICADMEALFAPIAREKNLALNVQVMADGPALIETDKMRLEQILKNLLSNALKFTAKGSVTLQVSTVAQDPSVVRFTVKDTGIGIPAEKQQVIFEAFKQADGSTRRKYGGTGLGLSISRELTKLLGGEIRLESEPDHGSEFIVTIPVRPQEVNETPAPAATQQQAEEVYKEAVKAKEKKDDYIATEIPTEIPDDRDNLKPNDKIILIVEDDTKYAGILLDFTRKRGYKGIVAVRGDHGIEMAQRYRPAAILLDIVLPVQSGWQVMEALKSNPVTRPIPVHIISSLEAKKESLQKGAVDFINKPLALEQMPKIFQQLENALTRNPKKVLIVEENPKHAEALAFFLENFNVSTEITGNISSSVAALHKKDVNCVILDMGVPDQHAYETLETVKSNPGLENLPIIIFTGKNLSRAEENRIRQYADSIVIKTAHSYQRMLDEVALFLHLVEEKTGQQKPVRKQQMPLKEVLQGKTVLIADDDVRNIFSLTKALEQHKMTIISALDGKEAMQQLENNPQIDIVLMDMMMPEMDGYETIRTIRDMAKYRHLPILAVTAKTMLGDREKCIKAGASDYISKPVDIDQLVSLLRVWLYDSASR, from the coding sequence ATGAAAGTGAAAGCTACTTTTAAAAGAAACCTGCTGATAGGATTTGGTGTATCATTGTTACTGCTCGTCGTGAGTTCAGTAGCCTCTTTTTTTAGTATCCGCAATCTCCTGTCGAGTTCCTTCCTGGTAGATCATACCAATACCGTGATACTCAGACTCGAAAGCACACTGTCCTATATGAAGGATGCTGAGACCGGCCAGCGGGGTTACCTGCTGACAGGAGATGAAAACTTCCTCGAACCTTACAGAGGTGCGTATGACAGCGTACAAAATAATCTCAATGCATTAAAAGAGCTGACAGCAGATAATCCCGAACAACAGATCGGTGTGGAGCAGCTCCGTCTACTGGTGATCCGCCGTCAGTCACTGCTGAGAGAGTCGATCAATAACCGTAAAACGGGAAAGGCCATCAGCTTTGATACGCTGCAGAGTGGCAGGTATATCATGAATGATGCCCGCACATTGGTCAATACCATGGAACAGCGGGAAAAGAAACTCCTGGCTGTCCGTACACAGAACCTCAACCGCATTTCCGGTTATACACCTGTTCTCATTGTCATTGCCGCTATATTAGCCCTGCTCATTACTTCTGTTTTCTACGTACGTGTAAAAAGGGACTTTGAAGAACGTTCCCGCCTGCAGGATGCACTGGAAGAAAAAGACAGGGATATCACCCGCCGTATCAATATCATACGGGGGATTGCAGAAAAAATATCTGCCGGCGACTATAGTATCCGGGTCAATGACGAAGAAAAAGATGGACTGGGCAGTTTGTCCGTGTCGCTGAATAAAATGGCCCAGTCACTGGAAAGTTCCTTTAGTCAGCTGGCCGATAAGGAATGGCACCAGACAGGTATCGCAGGATTATCAAACACGATGGTAGGAGAGAAGAACGTGGAGATCCTCGCTTCAGATATCGTAGCGTTCCTCGCGGAATATACACATAGCCAGGTAGCTGCCTTGTACCTCACGGGCCCTAACGAAAGACTATACCTGACCGGCAGCTTTGCCATGAGCAAAACAGCCAACCGGATTGAAATTCCAATCGGAGAAGGACTGGTAGGGCAATGTGCCGCCAGTGGCAAAACCCTGTTACTCTCTGACATTACCCCTGAAAATATTACTATCAGTTATGCCAGCGGAGAGATCCGTCCGCGTAATATCGTCACTGTACCTATCCGCTATGAAGGATATGTAAGAGGTGTGATAGAACTGGCCGCACTGATCACTTATACGGCGAATGACCTGGCTTTCCTGGAGTCCGTCACGCATAATATCGGCCTCGCCATCAATACTTCTGAGAACCGCCGCCGCGTGCAGGAATTACTGGAAGAGACACAGGCGCAATCAGAAGAATTACAGGTACAGCACGGAGAACTGGAAAACATTAATACAGAACTGGAAGCACAGGCCCAGAAACTGCAGGCATCCGAAGAAGAACTGCGCGTACAGCAGGAAGAACTGCAGCAGGCCAACCAGGAACTGGAAGAACGTTCCCGTTTGCTGGAAGACCGTAACCAGGTTATCGTAGAACGTAACCTCGATATACAGAAGAAAGCAGAGGAGCTGGAGATCAGCACTAAATACAAATCTGAGTTCCTGGCGAATATGTCGCATGAACTACGTACGCCACTGAACTCTATTCTGTTATTAAGCCGTCTCATGGCTGAGAACATGGAAAAGAACCTGACTGATGATCAGATAGAATCAGCGCAGGTGATCCAGAGCTCCGGAAAGGGACTGCTTAACCTGATCGATGAAATACTCGATCTGTCTAAGATAGAAGCGGGTAAGATGGACCTGGAATATGCACCGGTGCCCGTGCATGAGATCTGTGCAGACATGGAAGCCCTGTTTGCACCGATTGCCCGTGAAAAGAACCTCGCACTGAATGTACAGGTAATGGCAGATGGTCCCGCACTCATAGAAACAGACAAAATGCGCCTGGAACAGATCCTCAAGAACCTGTTATCAAATGCATTGAAGTTTACAGCTAAAGGATCGGTCACCTTACAGGTAAGTACGGTTGCGCAGGACCCTTCTGTGGTGAGATTTACCGTAAAAGATACTGGTATCGGTATTCCGGCGGAGAAGCAACAGGTCATCTTCGAAGCGTTTAAGCAGGCCGATGGATCTACCCGGCGTAAGTACGGTGGTACCGGACTCGGATTATCCATCAGCCGTGAGCTGACGAAATTGCTCGGTGGAGAGATCCGCCTGGAAAGTGAGCCTGACCATGGCAGTGAGTTTATTGTGACAATACCTGTTCGTCCGCAGGAAGTAAATGAAACGCCTGCACCAGCAGCTACCCAGCAACAGGCAGAGGAAGTCTACAAAGAAGCAGTCAAGGCAAAAGAAAAGAAAGACGATTATATCGCGACAGAGATCCCAACGGAGATTCCGGACGATCGTGACAATCTCAAACCAAACGATAAAATTATCCTGATCGTAGAGGATGATACCAAGTATGCAGGGATCCTGCTTGACTTCACCCGTAAACGGGGATATAAAGGTATCGTAGCTGTACGTGGCGACCATGGTATTGAAATGGCGCAGCGTTACCGGCCGGCCGCTATCCTGCTGGATATCGTACTACCCGTACAGAGTGGATGGCAGGTGATGGAAGCACTGAAATCTAATCCGGTTACCCGTCCTATTCCTGTGCATATCATCTCATCCCTGGAAGCGAAGAAGGAAAGTCTGCAGAAAGGAGCAGTGGACTTCATCAACAAACCACTGGCACTGGAACAGATGCCGAAGATCTTCCAGCAGCTGGAAAATGCGCTGACAAGGAATCCTAAGAAAGTGCTGATCGTGGAAGAAAATCCCAAGCACGCAGAGGCGCTGGCCTTCTTCCTGGAAAACTTTAACGTCAGCACGGAGATCACTGGTAATATATCAAGCAGCGTAGCCGCTTTACATAAGAAAGATGTTAACTGCGTGATCCTGGATATGGGTGTACCTGACCAGCATGCGTACGAGACGCTGGAAACAGTGAAGAGTAACCCGGGACTGGAAAACCTGCCTATTATTATTTTTACAGGTAAGAACCTTTCCCGTGCAGAGGAGAACCGCATCCGTCAGTATGCAGACTCTATCGTGATCAAAACCGCACATTCCTATCAGCGAATGCTGGATGAAGTAGCCCTGTTCCTGCACCTGGTAGAAGAAAAGACAGGACAGCAGAAGCCTGTGAGAAAGCAGCAAATGCCATTGAAAGAAGTATTGCAGGGTAAAACAGTGTTGATCGCGGATGATGATGTGCGCAATATCTTCTCGCTGACCAAAGCGCTGGAGCAACATAAAATGACGATCATATCGGCGCTGGATGGTAAAGAAGCGATGCAGCAGCTGGAGAATAATCCGCAGATAGACATCGTACTGATGGATATGATGATGCCGGAAATGGATGGCTATGAAACGATCCGGACTATCCGTGATATGGCGAAATACCGGCATCTGCCGATACTGGCCGTAACAGCCAAGACCATGCTGGGCGACCGTGAGAAATGCATAAAGGCGGGTGCGTCAGATTATATCTCGAAGCCGGTGGATATAGACCAGCTGGTTTCGTTATTACGGGTCTGGCTGTATGATAGTGCGAGCCGTTAA
- a CDS encoding RagB/SusD family nutrient uptake outer membrane protein yields MVDSPSDEIPAEDVYTNDRLADAAVANLYFQLSDYFPSNILPLINGMTADELTTLNSSQLKYVNNAIPAEDMQILASWRKIYQIIYGANAMIEGIETHTGLSTGKARQLKGEAKFLRAYCYYYMVSCWGRVPLVTTTDVNETALASQADIDSVYKRIIIDLSYASAVLAPYYVAGEKVRANKWSAKALLARVYLQRERWEDAITVASEVINSGDYTPLVSPDSVFLRNSRPAILQLWRDEGYTFIGQTFLPVNPTGSLSFYPFTTDFMQTFETGDKRRTYWTGSFTYGGTLYHHACKYRNRTAAAPGREEYVMLLRIEEQYLIRAEAQAMLNNVGAALADLNVLRSRAGLQPLRADTMRDSCLIYVDRERRMELFTEWGDRWISLSRTGHLDSIMHALKPGWKTTAALYPIPQEELNRNPHLRQNDGY; encoded by the coding sequence ATGGTGGATTCACCGTCGGACGAGATCCCGGCGGAGGATGTCTATACCAATGACCGGCTCGCAGATGCTGCGGTAGCAAACCTGTATTTTCAGTTGTCAGATTATTTCCCGAGTAATATCCTGCCCCTTATCAACGGCATGACAGCCGATGAACTGACCACCCTGAACAGCAGTCAGCTGAAATATGTGAACAATGCGATCCCTGCAGAAGATATGCAGATACTGGCCAGCTGGAGAAAAATATACCAGATCATTTACGGCGCGAATGCCATGATCGAAGGTATTGAAACACATACCGGGCTATCCACAGGAAAGGCACGGCAACTCAAAGGCGAGGCAAAGTTCCTGCGTGCCTACTGTTACTATTATATGGTCAGCTGCTGGGGCAGGGTACCCCTCGTCACGACGACTGATGTCAATGAAACGGCATTGGCATCACAGGCTGATATTGACTCTGTATATAAACGTATCATTATTGACCTGTCCTATGCCAGCGCTGTACTGGCGCCTTATTATGTAGCAGGAGAGAAGGTGAGGGCCAACAAATGGTCCGCTAAGGCACTACTGGCGAGGGTCTATTTACAACGTGAGAGGTGGGAGGATGCCATTACCGTTGCTTCGGAAGTGATCAACTCAGGAGATTATACCCCGCTGGTCTCACCAGACAGCGTGTTCCTGCGTAACAGCCGTCCGGCTATTTTACAGCTATGGCGTGACGAAGGATATACTTTTATCGGACAAACCTTCCTGCCTGTAAACCCGACGGGTAGTTTGTCTTTTTATCCGTTTACGACGGACTTCATGCAGACGTTTGAAACCGGTGATAAGAGAAGGACATACTGGACCGGTTCCTTTACTTATGGAGGTACATTGTATCATCATGCCTGCAAATATCGTAACAGGACAGCTGCGGCTCCGGGAAGAGAGGAGTATGTGATGTTACTGCGGATAGAAGAACAGTACCTCATACGTGCGGAAGCACAGGCCATGTTAAATAATGTAGGCGCTGCCCTTGCGGATCTGAATGTACTGAGGTCGCGCGCCGGCTTGCAGCCATTGCGTGCAGATACCATGCGGGATTCCTGCCTGATATACGTCGATAGAGAACGCCGGATGGAGCTCTTTACCGAGTGGGGCGATCGTTGGATCAGTCTGAGTCGTACGGGTCATCTCGATTCTATCATGCACGCATTAAAACCCGGATGGAAAACGACCGCCGCATTATACCCTATTCCACAGGAAGAACTGAATAGGAACCCCCACCTTCGTCAGAATGATGGTTATTAG
- a CDS encoding FecR family protein → MSYNEEHIFQLILEKLSGDISDEDNRYLEQIARVDPNVRRCLEELEGARDTVGPDFMNDLHNERAWSSVLSLLHADEEKKGTQKVPGIAGTTPVVAIDPTVTARSRNTWWLAAAVTILIAAGGYYLLDGRSASVKGDHGTELAAALPVWGDVRLLLEDGDTVRLTGDVAANINTKKAVLHPSADRLSFQPRSSTSGWNTLFVPTGKDYKVELSDGSIVHLNAFSRLKFPFSFDGHHREVYLEGEAYFEIAEKADQPFIVHTPSTSVTVLGTSFNVNAYSESLITTSLVSGRVMSNTGDGDMLYLTPGVQAIYRNGYRQEEAPFDENITLAWRKGEYAYYNQPLGTLEAVLFRWYGKRLTFEDPELASKMLTGVIERDQPVTEFLESLDKTSGITYRITEDKIYLRTK, encoded by the coding sequence ATGAGTTACAACGAGGAACATATCTTTCAGCTGATACTCGAGAAATTGAGTGGCGACATCAGCGATGAGGACAACCGTTACCTGGAGCAGATTGCCCGGGTAGATCCGAATGTACGCCGTTGTCTTGAAGAATTGGAAGGTGCCCGCGACACCGTAGGCCCCGATTTTATGAACGATCTTCATAACGAAAGGGCCTGGAGCAGTGTATTGTCTTTATTGCATGCCGATGAAGAGAAAAAAGGTACACAGAAAGTGCCTGGTATCGCCGGCACAACCCCTGTCGTTGCTATTGATCCTACTGTTACAGCCCGCTCCCGCAATACATGGTGGCTCGCCGCCGCGGTAACCATACTGATCGCTGCTGGTGGATATTATCTGCTGGACGGTCGCTCTGCTTCCGTAAAAGGGGATCATGGTACTGAACTGGCTGCCGCACTTCCTGTTTGGGGAGATGTACGTTTGCTGCTGGAGGATGGTGATACCGTTCGCCTGACAGGTGACGTTGCTGCCAACATCAATACAAAAAAGGCCGTTCTGCACCCAAGTGCGGATAGGCTGTCTTTCCAGCCGCGCAGCAGTACCAGTGGGTGGAACACATTGTTCGTACCAACCGGTAAGGACTATAAAGTAGAATTGTCAGATGGCTCCATCGTTCATCTGAATGCCTTCTCCCGCCTCAAATTCCCTTTCTCATTTGATGGCCATCACAGGGAAGTATACCTGGAAGGGGAAGCCTATTTTGAGATCGCCGAGAAAGCGGATCAACCCTTCATCGTACATACCCCCAGCACCTCTGTCACTGTACTGGGTACCTCTTTTAACGTGAACGCGTATTCGGAGTCGCTCATCACAACGTCACTGGTATCCGGACGCGTAATGAGTAATACCGGCGATGGCGACATGCTCTATCTTACGCCCGGTGTGCAGGCAATATACCGTAATGGCTATCGCCAGGAAGAGGCGCCTTTTGATGAAAATATCACGCTGGCCTGGAGAAAAGGAGAATATGCATATTATAATCAGCCACTGGGGACATTGGAGGCTGTATTATTCCGCTGGTATGGCAAGCGGTTGACATTTGAAGACCCGGAACTGGCCAGTAAGATGCTAACGGGTGTCATAGAACGGGATCAGCCGGTCACTGAATTTCTTGAAAGCCTCGACAAAACATCCGGCATAACCTATCGTATTACGGAGGATAAGATATATCTTAGGACAAAATAA
- a CDS encoding basic secretory family protein, giving the protein MQGLKRTMGMLCLSLCSLPMLTHAQQAETITRKGYTLEYTNKSPDFDTAVGRRLIETFFTVYPQQAARYNRKTAKKVAFIIDPAYDGVAATSGDVVTFNPAWFRSHPGDIDVVTHEAMHIVQAYPAHAGPWWITEGIADYVRYTMGVDNAGANWSLTPFNEKQHYTNSYRITARFFAWLVKHKNRDIVGKLDSAMRSKKYTDEIWKALTGSTLDDLWKEYAANPVI; this is encoded by the coding sequence ATGCAAGGTCTGAAAAGAACGATGGGGATGTTATGCCTGTCCCTGTGTTCATTACCCATGCTGACACATGCGCAGCAGGCGGAAACAATCACCCGTAAAGGCTATACGCTCGAATACACAAACAAGTCGCCCGATTTTGATACCGCGGTGGGCAGGCGTTTGATCGAGACTTTCTTTACGGTATATCCACAGCAGGCAGCCCGCTACAACAGGAAGACAGCTAAAAAAGTAGCTTTTATTATTGATCCCGCTTATGATGGCGTAGCTGCTACCAGCGGAGATGTAGTTACTTTTAATCCTGCCTGGTTCCGCAGCCACCCTGGTGATATTGATGTCGTAACGCATGAAGCGATGCACATCGTACAGGCTTATCCTGCACATGCTGGTCCCTGGTGGATCACCGAAGGCATCGCCGATTATGTGCGTTATACCATGGGGGTAGATAATGCCGGCGCAAACTGGTCATTGACGCCCTTTAATGAAAAGCAGCACTATACGAACAGTTACCGCATCACTGCCCGCTTCTTCGCCTGGCTTGTAAAACACAAGAACAGGGACATAGTGGGGAAACTGGATTCCGCAATGCGTAGCAAAAAATACACAGATGAGATATGGAAGGCGCTCACAGGTAGCACCCTTGACGATCTGTGGAAAGAATATGCCGCTAACCCGGTGATTTAA
- a CDS encoding SusC/RagA family TonB-linked outer membrane protein produces the protein MVKHVCKAIRILLVLCCLLFPVTLLVAQDAADSSRISISGKKIPLNEVFKRIARQTGYYFVFDNAIIDGDERVDLSYKNASLEDVLNHLLKSRRVSWIRQGKRIYLQVAATGNKTTAAPDDRPVVTIRGRVTDVNDQPIPGATVLLTGTSRGVTTNAAGEFELFNIPSPASIHISSLGYRTIDTLLHSVRLHEIQLADATNTLDATVVIGYGSSSKRLLTGAVSRMTASQLETQPVTNVLSALQGQIPGVQVTTTSGLPGAQVKLFIRGRNSIAAGNDPLFIIDGVPFDITPLNTTEDLYGAAGRISPFNSINPADIESIDVLKDADATAIYGSRGANGVVLITTKKGTPGKRKLDLNVRTGIGVSTGEMSMLNISDYLAIRREAFVNDRVQPSAAGAPDLMLWDTTQNINWSKRLMGGTAPITNAQLTFSKGNNYNTFLAAGNFHREGSVLPADLSYRRGGMRVSFQHHHPEHRLEANVTASFLADKNKTIASDIFTFYNLPPNFPLFDSTGHFYWGSQFDNPEAYLEQRASSQTNNLLGNMVLRYRVLQGLILKTSLGVSDIRMKQFFSFPQSSQHPNNAPTSFIRSAQNRRESFIVEPQADYTVGIGKGHLHALVGGTWQQTTRNGTLAIGQGYTDETAMHTLEEADTIIRRPNTYALYRYISFFTRFTYDWQHKYLVNVSYRRDGSSRFGPGRQFGDFGSVGLAWVFTEEPFSKRMSWLSYGKLRASGGITGNDQITDYQYMRNYGAGSSYQGDNTLYPLRIADDKYSWEENVKMEAAIELGFFQDKLFFSAAKYCNRSSNQLVGYQLPGVTGFTSYQANLPAVVENTGWEFELRNNNISHKDFSWTTTANISFFSNKLKKFQSLAVSSYANAYVIGQSLNILRGYHFTGVDPQTGIVQFEDVNKDGKLSALTDNVTIANIDPAYYGGIQNDFRYKQFNLGIFLQFIRQQGVMPAIRPGEFANQLTESLQRWRQPGDITHIPRASVTAGNLAFDQSSKLVSSNAVYQDASYLRVKNLFISYTLPETVMRKLKLQLCRIYVQGQNLFTLTGYQGADPETQMMMPPLRVVTSGVQLTL, from the coding sequence ATGGTAAAGCATGTTTGTAAGGCGATCAGGATCCTATTGGTATTGTGCTGTCTGCTGTTTCCGGTTACCTTACTGGTAGCGCAGGATGCAGCGGATAGTTCCAGGATATCTATTTCCGGAAAAAAAATTCCACTGAATGAAGTTTTTAAACGTATCGCACGGCAGACGGGCTATTATTTCGTATTTGATAATGCCATTATAGACGGAGATGAGCGGGTGGATCTCTCTTACAAAAATGCGTCTCTGGAGGATGTACTGAATCACCTGCTAAAGAGCAGGCGTGTCAGCTGGATCAGGCAAGGCAAACGTATTTATCTGCAGGTAGCTGCAACCGGGAATAAAACCACAGCTGCGCCGGATGATAGACCTGTGGTCACTATAAGAGGGCGCGTAACAGATGTTAACGATCAGCCTATTCCGGGTGCCACCGTTCTCCTCACAGGCACCTCCCGCGGTGTTACCACAAACGCCGCCGGCGAGTTTGAACTATTTAATATTCCTTCACCGGCATCCATACATATTTCTTCGCTGGGGTATCGTACCATAGATACCTTGCTCCATAGTGTACGCTTACATGAAATACAGCTGGCCGATGCGACGAATACGCTCGACGCAACCGTCGTGATCGGATATGGGTCCAGCAGTAAACGCCTGCTCACAGGAGCTGTCAGCAGAATGACTGCCAGTCAGCTGGAAACACAGCCGGTCACGAATGTACTCTCCGCATTGCAGGGACAGATCCCTGGTGTACAGGTCACTACTACCAGCGGACTACCCGGTGCACAGGTCAAACTGTTTATCCGTGGCCGCAACTCTATTGCTGCCGGCAATGATCCGCTTTTTATCATCGATGGTGTGCCCTTTGATATTACGCCACTTAATACTACAGAAGATCTATATGGTGCTGCAGGGCGCATCAGTCCTTTTAACAGTATCAATCCTGCAGACATAGAAAGTATTGATGTGCTGAAAGATGCAGATGCTACTGCCATCTACGGTTCCAGGGGCGCGAATGGTGTCGTGCTGATCACCACAAAAAAAGGGACTCCAGGTAAGCGGAAGCTGGACCTGAACGTACGTACAGGTATCGGCGTTTCCACCGGTGAGATGTCTATGCTGAATATCAGCGACTATCTGGCCATACGGAGAGAAGCGTTTGTGAATGATCGCGTACAGCCGTCGGCTGCCGGTGCTCCCGACCTGATGTTGTGGGATACGACGCAAAATATCAACTGGTCTAAAAGGTTAATGGGTGGAACTGCGCCCATTACGAATGCGCAGCTGACCTTCTCTAAAGGGAATAATTATAATACATTTCTCGCAGCGGGTAACTTCCATCGTGAAGGCTCGGTACTGCCAGCCGACCTTAGTTATCGCCGGGGCGGCATGCGTGTCAGCTTTCAGCATCACCATCCTGAACACAGGCTGGAAGCGAATGTGACGGCCAGTTTCCTGGCCGATAAGAACAAGACCATCGCCAGTGATATCTTTACCTTTTACAATCTGCCGCCGAATTTTCCGCTGTTTGACAGTACCGGACATTTCTACTGGGGGTCGCAGTTTGATAATCCGGAGGCCTATCTGGAACAACGGGCCAGCAGCCAGACTAATAACCTGCTGGGGAACATGGTGTTGCGCTACCGCGTGTTGCAAGGCCTTATCCTAAAGACCAGCCTGGGTGTGTCAGACATTCGCATGAAGCAGTTTTTTTCTTTCCCCCAGTCTTCCCAGCATCCCAATAATGCACCTACGAGTTTCATCCGCTCTGCCCAGAACAGAAGAGAGTCTTTCATCGTAGAGCCACAGGCCGATTATACGGTCGGTATTGGAAAGGGTCACCTGCATGCGCTGGTAGGTGGTACCTGGCAGCAAACCACCAGGAATGGCACGCTGGCCATCGGACAGGGATATACTGATGAAACCGCCATGCATACACTCGAGGAGGCTGATACCATTATCCGCCGGCCCAATACCTATGCCCTCTACCGGTATATCTCCTTCTTCACCCGCTTCACCTATGACTGGCAGCATAAATATCTGGTGAACGTCAGTTACCGCCGGGATGGTTCTTCCCGTTTTGGTCCGGGAAGGCAGTTCGGAGATTTCGGTTCCGTCGGACTGGCCTGGGTGTTCACAGAAGAGCCATTCTCCAAACGCATGTCCTGGCTAAGCTATGGCAAACTGAGAGCCAGCGGAGGTATCACGGGCAATGATCAGATCACGGATTATCAGTACATGCGTAACTATGGCGCTGGTAGTAGCTACCAGGGAGATAATACACTGTATCCGCTGCGTATTGCGGATGACAAATACAGCTGGGAAGAGAATGTTAAAATGGAGGCAGCGATCGAACTCGGTTTCTTCCAGGACAAACTCTTCTTCTCCGCAGCTAAATACTGTAACCGTAGTAGCAACCAGCTGGTAGGGTATCAGTTGCCAGGGGTAACGGGCTTTACCAGCTATCAGGCCAACCTGCCCGCCGTTGTTGAAAATACCGGCTGGGAATTTGAATTACGCAATAACAATATCAGTCATAAGGATTTCTCCTGGACCACTACCGCTAACATCTCTTTCTTCAGTAATAAACTGAAGAAATTCCAGAGCCTCGCTGTATCTTCCTATGCGAATGCCTACGTGATCGGACAGTCACTGAATATCCTGCGCGGATACCATTTCACAGGTGTTGATCCCCAGACGGGCATCGTGCAGTTTGAAGATGTCAATAAGGATGGTAAGTTATCGGCCCTCACTGATAATGTGACGATCGCCAATATAGATCCTGCGTATTATGGTGGTATTCAGAACGATTTCCGGTATAAGCAATTCAATCTCGGTATCTTTTTGCAATTCATCAGGCAGCAGGGGGTAATGCCTGCCATACGTCCGGGAGAATTTGCCAATCAGCTGACCGAAAGTTTGCAGCGATGGCGTCAACCGGGTGACATTACGCATATACCCCGGGCGTCGGTTACCGCTGGCAATCTGGCTTTTGACCAGAGTAGTAAGCTGGTCTCATCCAACGCCGTATACCAGGATGCGTCTTATCTGAGAGTGAAGAATTTATTTATTTCGTATACCCTGCCGGAAACGGTGATGAGGAAATTGAAACTACAGTTGTGCAGGATATATGTGCAGGGGCAGAACCTATTTACGCTAACTGGTTATCAGGGGGCAGATCCGGAAACACAGATGATGATGCCCCCGCTGAGGGTTGTGACCAGCGGTGTTCAGTTAACATTATAA